TGGTTGTCTTTATCCACCCACTTAGTTAGAAATTGCTTGTTGAGTTTATTTTCCCTAGCCGCAGCGATATAGCGTGTGTCTACTTTATTGGTCACAACAAACATCTGTAAGCTAGAGTAGATGCCACGGAACTTTCCTTCTCTATCATACTTCTTAATTTGATGAAAGGCATCTAGAAAAGCAACCCGGGGACTTTTAAGCTCGATCTGAATCATTGGAAGGCCATTGATCAAGAGGGTCACATCTAGCCTGCGGTCTTGATCCTGAGGATTTATCTTATCTCTCTCGACTTGGTTGACAACCTCATAACTAGACTTACCAGCCGCGATATTATCTCGCCAAATGACAGATAAACGGATAGTCCCCAAACTAGCATCTTCTCTCTGGACCTCAACCTTGGCAATGCCATTTTCTCCGACCAACCACTTGGCCGCATCATAGTAGCTAACAAAGTTCAGTTGATTCTTTATCTGGCGTTTTTCCTGTTCTGTCAGGGGATGATCTGCCAATAGAGCCACATTGTTCTGGGCTAGCTTTTCAAAGAAATTTTCCCATAATTGCTCTTCTGTTTTGAGGTCTTCTCTGTAAGTCCATTGACTTTCCCCAGTCACCAGTTGGTTGATCAGTTGTTTTTCCATCTCCAGTTCTGGTTTTACCTGTATCATACTCTCTCCTTTGCTACTTGCCTGCTCCCTTTATTATAGCATGTTTAGCCTCAAAATCCATCACTCTTCCCATTGCAAAAGCAATCTTCCCCTTTCTCCTCCAAAATATGGTATAGTAGAACTATACTATCTATGAGGAGTTTACATGTCACAGGATAAACAAATGAAAGCTGTTTCTCCCCTTCTGCAGCAGGTTATCAATATCTCATCTATCGTCGGGGGAGTCGGCACCTTGATTTTCTGTATTTGGGCTTATCAGGCTGGGATTTTACAGTCTAAGGAAACTCTCTCTGCCTTTATCCAGCAGGCAGGTATCTGGGGGCCACCTCTCTTTATCTTTTTACAGATTTTACAGACGGTCGTCCCTATCATTCCTGGGGCTTTGACCTCGGTGGCTGGGGTCTTTATCTACGGTCACATCATCGGGACTATCTACAACTATATCGGCATCGTGATTGGCTGTGCCATTATCTTTTATCTGGTGCGCCTCTATGGGGCTGCCTTTGTCCAGTCCGTCGTCAGCAAGCGCACCTATGACAAGTATATCGGTTGGTTGGATAAGGGCAATCGTTTTGACCGTTTCTTTATTATTATGATGATTTGGCCCATTAGTCCAGCTGACTTTCTCTGTATGCTGGCTGCCCTGACCAAGATGAGCTTCAAGCGCTACATGATCATCATCATTCTGACCAAGCCCTTTACCCTCGTGGTTTATACCTACGGTCTGACCTATATTATCGACTTTTTCTGGCAAATGCTTTGACATGTAAAAAATCCGTTTGGTTTCCCAAGCGGATTTTATGCTTTATTTTGATACTTCTTTTGCAAGGACAAAGTTCCCAAGAGTGGCAGAACCATTTCCTGCGACTGCTGGCGTCACGATGTAATCACGCACATCTGGTACTGGTAGGTAACCATTGAGAAGAGATGTAAATTTCTCACGGACACGGTCCAACATGTGTTGTTGAGCCATGACCCCTCCACCAAAGACAATCACGTCTGGACGGAAAGTCACTGTCGCATTAACCGCAGCTTGAGCGATATAGTAGGCTTGGACATCCCAGACAGGGTTGTTAAGTTCAATGTTTTCCCCACGAACACCTGTACGAGCTTCCAAACTTGGACCAGCTGCATAGCCTTCCAGACATCCCTTATGGAAAGGACAAACACCCTTAAACTCTTTTTCAATATCCATTGGGTGTCTAGCCACATAATAATGGCCCATCTCAGGGTGACCCACACCGCCGATAAACTCTCCACGTTGGATGACACCTGCACCGATACCTGTACCGATTGTGTAGTAAACCAAGTTTTCGATACGACCACCAGCATTGTTACGGGCAACCACTTCACCATAAGCAGAGCTGTTTACGTCTGTCGTGAAGTACATTGGCACGTTGAGGGCACGACGAAGGGCACCAAGCAAGTCCACATTTGCCCAGTTTGGTTTTGGAGTCGTCGTGATAAAGCCATAAGTTTTTGAGTTTTTATCAATATCAATCGGACCAAATGAACCAACTGCAAGACCAGCAAGGTTGTCGAATTTTGAGAAGAACTCAATGGTTTTATCGATTGTTTCGATTGGAGTTGTTGTTGGAAATTGTGTTTTTTCTACAACGTTAAAGTTTTCATCACCGACAGCACAGACAAACTTTGTACCGCCCGCTTCCAAGCTTCCATATAATTTTGTCATGACAAACCTCTTGTTTTTATTTTCTTTATTATAGCATATTTCGAAAGTCTAAATTTCTCTATTTTTTAGATTTTCCTCTGTAAATCTTACCATTCAAGCAAAAACGAACAAACATGTCATTTGTTCGTTTTCACATTAGAGAGGATTGATTAGATTTTCACTTCGATCACAGCATCCCCCTTCGCAACTGAACCTGTTGCGACTGGAGCTACTGAAGCGTAGTCAGCTGTATTTGTAACGATAACCATTGTTGTATCATCAAGACCAGCTGCAGCGATTTTGTTTGAATCAAATGTTCCAAGAACATCGCCAGCTTTCACCTTGTCACCTTGAGCAACTTTTGCTTCAAAACCTTCACCGTTCATTGTTACAGTGTCGATACCAACGTGGATCAAAACTTCAGCACCATCAGTTGTTTTCAAGCCAAAAGCGTGTCCTGTTGCAAAGGCAATTGAAACTTCAGCATCAGCTGGTGCATATACCACACCTTGACTTGGTTTCACAGCGATACCTTGTCCCATAGCTCCACTTGAGAAGACTGGGTCATTAACATCAGCAAGAGCGACAACATCACCGACGATAGGAGTTACAAGTGTTTCATTTTGAAGAGTTGCTGGAATGTTACCAGTTGTTTCTTCTTGGACCAAACGTTCTGTCTCTACTTCAGTAGCAACTTCTTTTTCATCCTCGTAACCAAACATGTAAGTGAGGGCAAAACCAAGAACGAATGATACAGCTACCATAAGAAGGTATTGTGCAAGTTGTCCGTTACCGATGTAAAGCATTGTACCAGGGATGATGGTGATACCATTACCAGTACCTGCAAGTCCAAGGATAGAAGCCAATCCACCACCGATTGCACCAGCAATCAATGAAAGGAAGAATGGTTTACGGAAGCGCAAGTTAACCCCGAAAATAGCAGGCTCTGTAATACCTAGGAAGGCAGAAAGAGCAGCTGGGAAAGCAAGTGTTTTTAGTTTTGGATTTTTAGTTTTAACACCAACCGCAACAGTCGCAGCACCTTGAGCTGTCATAGCAGCTGTGATGATCGCGTTGAATGGGTTAGCATGGTCAGCAGCAAGCAATTGAACTTCAAGCAAGTTGAAGATGTGGTGCACACCTGACACGACGATCAATTGGTGAACCCCACCAATCAAGAAACCACCAAGACCAAATGGCAAGCCAAGAATTGCTTTTGTACCAATAAGGATGTAGTTTTCAACAACGTGGAAAACTGGTCCGATAACAAAGAGTCCAAGGATAGACATGATCAAAAGTGTCACGAATGGCGTTACCAAAAGATCAATGACATCTGGAACAACCTTGCGGACAGCTTTTTCAAATTTAGCTCCGACAACCCCAATGATGAAGGCTGGAAGAACGGAACCTTGCAACCCAACAACTGGGATGAAACCAAAGAAGTTCATAGCTGTTACTTCACCACCTGAAGCAACTGCCCAAGCGTTTGGAAGTGAGCCAGAAACAAGCATCATACCAAGAACGATACCAACGGCAGGATTTCCACCAAATACACGGAAGGTTGACCACACAACCAAACCTGGCAAGATGATGAAGGCTGTATCTGTCAAGATTTGAGTGTAAGTTGTCACGTCAGCTGGAAGTGTCATTCCAAGAGCAGTTAAGAGACCACGCACACCCATGAAGAGACCTGTCGCTACGATAACTGGGATGATTGGAACGAAAACATCACCGAAAGTACGGATAGCACGTTGGAACCAGTTCCCTTGTTTAGCAGCTTCTGCTTTCATGTCATCTTTAGATGATGTTGGCAAGCCAAGTGCAACAACTTCATCGTACATTTTGTTTACTGTACCAGTACCAAAGATGATTTGGTATTGACCTGAGTTAAAGAAAGCACCTTGAACTTTTTCCAAGTTCTCAATCACTTCTTTATTGATTTTTCCTTCATCTTTGACCATTACACGAAGACGAGTCGCACAGTGAGCTACACTGTTGACATTTTCACGTCCGCCCAAGGCATCGATGACTTTTTTTGCAATTTCCTGATTGTTCATTTGCAAAAATCTCCTTATATAAAATTTTGTTCTTGTTTGAAAGCGATTTTATTCGCCCTACGATTTTTATTTTATCATGTTTCAAAAATATGTCAAGCGTTTTGCAGAAAAAATCTTTGTTTCTTAGAGCAAGGTCTTTTGTTTTGATAGATTGTGAGAGTTTTATGAAAGTATTCTTTAAAAAAATAGTTTAAAATCTGAGTTAAAAAGGATTTTGTTTCACTTTCTTTCAATTTTCTGTAGATAGATGATTGATTTCCTGCTTTTATTTTATGATAAACGTTTGACAGTTTTTTCTCTTTTTTAACATAAAAAGCTTGCATTTTTTACCGAAAACGGTTACTATTAAAAGTGATAAGATTTTCGGAGGAATAAATGAATGGAATGGACAACTGAGCGTCGTTACAGACTTTATCAAGATTGGACGCAAGAAGAAATTCAACATATAAAAGAAAATATGGCACAATCTCCATGGCATACTCATTACCATGTTGAGCCAAAAACAGGACTTCTCAACGACCCAAATGGCTTTTCTTATTTTGATGGCAAGTGGATTGTTTTTTATCAAAACTTCCCTTTTGGTGCAGCCCACGGCTTAAAATCTTGGGTGCAGCTTGAAAGTGATGATTTGGTTCACTTTAGAGAAACTGGAGTCAAAGTTTTGCCTGATACTCCATTAGATAGCCACGGTGCCTACTCTGGTTCTGCCATGCAGTTTGGCGATAACTTGTTCCTATTTTATACAGGAAATGTCCGTGATGAAAACTGGATTCGTCACCCTTACCAGATTGGAGCTTTAATGGATAAAGATGGCAAGATTAGCAAGATTGACAAGATCTTGATTGACCAGCCAGCAGACTCTACTGATCACTTCCGCGATCCGCAAATTTTTAATTTCAAAGGTCAATACT
The Streptococcus toyakuensis genome window above contains:
- a CDS encoding TVP38/TMEM64 family protein yields the protein MSQDKQMKAVSPLLQQVINISSIVGGVGTLIFCIWAYQAGILQSKETLSAFIQQAGIWGPPLFIFLQILQTVVPIIPGALTSVAGVFIYGHIIGTIYNYIGIVIGCAIIFYLVRLYGAAFVQSVVSKRTYDKYIGWLDKGNRFDRFFIIMMIWPISPADFLCMLAALTKMSFKRYMIIIILTKPFTLVVYTYGLTYIIDFFWQML
- the scrK gene encoding fructokinase ScrK is translated as MTKLYGSLEAGGTKFVCAVGDENFNVVEKTQFPTTTPIETIDKTIEFFSKFDNLAGLAVGSFGPIDIDKNSKTYGFITTTPKPNWANVDLLGALRRALNVPMYFTTDVNSSAYGEVVARNNAGGRIENLVYYTIGTGIGAGVIQRGEFIGGVGHPEMGHYYVARHPMDIEKEFKGVCPFHKGCLEGYAAGPSLEARTGVRGENIELNNPVWDVQAYYIAQAAVNATVTFRPDVIVFGGGVMAQQHMLDRVREKFTSLLNGYLPVPDVRDYIVTPAVAGNGSATLGNFVLAKEVSK
- a CDS encoding sucrose-specific PTS transporter subunit IIBC, whose product is MNNQEIAKKVIDALGGRENVNSVAHCATRLRVMVKDEGKINKEVIENLEKVQGAFFNSGQYQIIFGTGTVNKMYDEVVALGLPTSSKDDMKAEAAKQGNWFQRAIRTFGDVFVPIIPVIVATGLFMGVRGLLTALGMTLPADVTTYTQILTDTAFIILPGLVVWSTFRVFGGNPAVGIVLGMMLVSGSLPNAWAVASGGEVTAMNFFGFIPVVGLQGSVLPAFIIGVVGAKFEKAVRKVVPDVIDLLVTPFVTLLIMSILGLFVIGPVFHVVENYILIGTKAILGLPFGLGGFLIGGVHQLIVVSGVHHIFNLLEVQLLAADHANPFNAIITAAMTAQGAATVAVGVKTKNPKLKTLAFPAALSAFLGITEPAIFGVNLRFRKPFFLSLIAGAIGGGLASILGLAGTGNGITIIPGTMLYIGNGQLAQYLLMVAVSFVLGFALTYMFGYEDEKEVATEVETERLVQEETTGNIPATLQNETLVTPIVGDVVALADVNDPVFSSGAMGQGIAVKPSQGVVYAPADAEVSIAFATGHAFGLKTTDGAEVLIHVGIDTVTMNGEGFEAKVAQGDKVKAGDVLGTFDSNKIAAAGLDDTTMVIVTNTADYASVAPVATGSVAKGDAVIEVKI